The DNA sequence ATAGGGCGGAATGGTGGAAATGTAACTTTTGATTTGAAAATACCTCCAGCCCAATGTATCATTTTGCTGAATGCAGCGGCACATATTCCAAAAGCAATTCCTGCTAAGATACTGTATAAGATAGATGGGAGTTCAAGTTTAGGAATAAGATCAATATGATAGTGAGTATGTTTAACATTCCATAAATTAGTTGCCCAGTCAGCAAGAATGGCAGATGCAAATGCAGGAAATATGGCATTATAACGTATTCTTCCAATTAAAAAAACTTCCAGACCAAATAATGCACCCGCTAAAGGTGTTCCGAAAACAGAGCCAAATCCTGCAGCAATAGCAGAAATGAGTAAGATTTTTCTTTCATTTTTATCCAGTCTGAATGGTTTACTCAACTGATCCGAAATAGCTCCAGCCATCTGTATGGCTGTTCCTTCACGGCCTGCAGAACCTCCGAAAAAGTGAGTAACTATTGTTCCAAGATAGACAAACGGGGCCATTTTAAATGGAATGGTCTCCTTTGGATCGTGGATATTGTCAATTAGTAAATTATTACCGGCTTCAACATCTTTTCCAAAATAATGATATATTAATCCGATTAAAAATCCGGCTACGGGAAGAAAAGCAATCAGCCAGATTTGATTTTCTCTGAAATTCGTAGCCCATTCTAAAGACTGTAAAAAGCCAGCAGAAGCACTTCCAACTAAAGCTCCAATAATGATGCTGATGCAAAGCCATTTTAAAATATAAGGAATTGCCGGGAATTTTCTAAAGAAAAATCTTAATTGAAATACTATTTTTTTACTTATCGTTCGTGAATTTTTTGACATAATAATCCTGATTAATTACAGTTGATAATCTATTAATCAGGCGTCATCAGCTTATGTAAAGCGGTTGGGTAAGGAAGAACACCATTTCCTTTTCAGTTACAAAGATAGATATTATTTGTTAATTGTAATGCATTGCTTTATCGATCTCAACAGGATTATTATATTTTTTTATTACCTCCTGCATACTTTTTGTCTGCGTATTGAGCTCATCCACGGTACGGATTTCTTTTCCGTTGATATTGATATTAAGATTTGTCGCCGTTTTGCTTATGGTATTTCTCTCAAAGGCAAAAGGATCATTATAAAACTCCATCATCAGTTTTTGTTTTTGTTTTTCAT is a window from the Chryseobacterium sp. T16E-39 genome containing:
- a CDS encoding voltage-gated chloride channel family protein; protein product: MSKNSRTISKKIVFQLRFFFRKFPAIPYILKWLCISIIIGALVGSASAGFLQSLEWATNFRENQIWLIAFLPVAGFLIGLIYHYFGKDVEAGNNLLIDNIHDPKETIPFKMAPFVYLGTIVTHFFGGSAGREGTAIQMAGAISDQLSKPFRLDKNERKILLISAIAAGFGSVFGTPLAGALFGLEVFLIGRIRYNAIFPAFASAILADWATNLWNVKHTHYHIDLIPKLELPSILYSILAGIAFGICAAAFSKMIHWAGGIFKSKVTFPPFRPIIGGSIVAIAVFALGTTKYIGLGIPVILESFETQLPLYDFALKMIFTIITLSAGFKGGEVTPLFFIGATLGSALSLFIPLPFGLLAGMGFVAVFAGATNTPLACMLMGIELFGAESGIYIAIACIVSYLLSGRNSIYTNQRIGDSKHRRYESDQDKSFSDL